Proteins encoded in a region of the Streptomyces sp. NBC_00310 genome:
- a CDS encoding sulfatase: protein MSHIRSPQLPGPTPAPDDDKAPEDAAPPKPEAVTETEATAAEPEEGQSEEAQSEGGPGLKAEAENPEKPQSALPTEADKPESDLKAEAENPEKPQSDLKADADEPEPSAAPEPEPEHGNGNGNETELKAKSAPEPEPTPDVSAEPGPAPDVSAEPGPEPDPGPEWIASPSGWRARHPRAARAVAWAVTGLAIVLVLFALVVPNDITEIDFGRFLRIPAEGILVAGLLLVLPTMARRVAVVVVGAVLGLLTIVKALDMGSYWTLDRPFDLVLDWILLDDAQSFMKDSLGGAVAQAATVGLIALALALPVLMTLAVLRISRLMVRNRHTASRTLLVLGTAWITCSTLTLEISDVPVASHSAATLVENRIESVGDGLKDGEAFRKQAAVDAFADVPPDQLLTGLRGKDVLITFIESYGRSAIDDPRMGEPLGETLARKTQELKDAGYASRSGWLRSPITGAGSWLGHSTFLSGLWIKNQSRYSQLVASDRLTLTEAFRRTGAWRTVGIVPGTQMAWPEGKYFGLDHIYDSDQLGYKGPKFSWSTMPDQYTLKAFEELEHGKEDREPMMAEIILTSSHNPWAPIPSTIPEDQVGDGSVYHSLQKAEGKDPTEVWKDPLAVRDEYRKSIQYSVTSLVDHVAKYGSKDTVLIFLGDHQPNKTVTGDNPSHDVPVSIVAQDPEVLEKISDWGWTDGLQPADTTPVWRMDKFRDRFMTAFGPQQPGGIPSP, encoded by the coding sequence TTGTCGCACATACGCTCTCCGCAGCTTCCGGGACCGACACCGGCGCCGGATGACGACAAAGCCCCGGAGGACGCCGCCCCTCCGAAGCCGGAAGCGGTAACGGAGACCGAGGCAACGGCAGCGGAGCCCGAGGAGGGACAGTCCGAGGAGGCACAGTCCGAGGGCGGGCCCGGCCTCAAGGCCGAGGCGGAGAACCCCGAGAAGCCCCAGTCAGCTCTCCCGACCGAAGCGGACAAGCCCGAGTCCGACCTGAAGGCCGAAGCGGAGAACCCCGAGAAGCCCCAGTCCGACCTCAAGGCCGACGCAGACGAGCCCGAGCCGTCCGCCGCACCCGAACCTGAGCCCGAGCACGGGAACGGGAACGGGAACGAGACCGAGCTCAAGGCCAAGTCGGCCCCGGAGCCCGAGCCCACGCCCGATGTCTCCGCCGAGCCCGGTCCTGCGCCCGATGTCTCCGCCGAGCCCGGTCCTGAACCCGATCCCGGCCCCGAGTGGATCGCGTCCCCGTCCGGCTGGCGGGCGAGGCACCCCCGGGCCGCGCGGGCTGTCGCCTGGGCCGTGACCGGGCTGGCCATCGTCCTCGTCCTGTTCGCGCTGGTCGTGCCGAACGACATCACCGAGATCGACTTCGGCCGGTTCCTGCGGATCCCGGCGGAGGGGATCCTCGTGGCGGGGCTGCTGCTCGTACTGCCGACGATGGCGCGGCGGGTGGCAGTGGTGGTGGTCGGGGCGGTGCTCGGACTGCTGACGATCGTCAAGGCGCTGGACATGGGGTCGTACTGGACCCTGGACCGGCCGTTCGACCTGGTGCTGGACTGGATTCTGCTGGACGACGCACAGTCGTTCATGAAGGACTCGCTCGGCGGCGCGGTCGCGCAGGCCGCGACGGTCGGGCTGATCGCGCTGGCGCTGGCGCTGCCGGTGCTGATGACCCTCGCGGTCCTGCGGATCAGCAGGCTGATGGTGCGCAACCGGCACACGGCGAGCCGTACGCTGCTCGTCCTGGGAACGGCGTGGATCACCTGCTCGACGCTGACGCTGGAGATATCCGACGTGCCGGTGGCCTCGCACAGCGCGGCCACGCTCGTGGAGAACCGGATCGAGTCGGTGGGCGACGGGCTGAAGGACGGGGAGGCGTTCCGCAAGCAGGCCGCGGTGGACGCCTTCGCCGACGTACCGCCTGACCAGTTGCTGACCGGGCTGCGCGGCAAGGACGTACTGATCACGTTCATCGAGAGCTACGGCCGCTCCGCGATCGACGACCCGCGGATGGGCGAGCCGCTCGGTGAGACGCTCGCGCGGAAGACGCAGGAGCTGAAGGACGCCGGGTACGCGTCGCGGAGCGGCTGGCTGCGCTCCCCCATCACGGGCGCCGGCAGCTGGCTGGGGCACTCCACGTTCCTGTCCGGCCTGTGGATCAAGAACCAGTCGCGTTACTCCCAACTCGTCGCGAGCGACCGTCTCACCCTCACCGAGGCGTTCCGCCGCACCGGCGCCTGGCGCACGGTCGGTATCGTCCCGGGCACCCAGATGGCCTGGCCGGAGGGCAAGTACTTCGGCCTGGACCACATCTACGACTCCGACCAACTCGGTTACAAGGGGCCGAAGTTCAGCTGGTCGACCATGCCCGACCAGTACACGTTGAAGGCCTTCGAGGAGCTGGAGCACGGCAAGGAGGACCGTGAGCCGATGATGGCGGAGATCATCCTGACCTCCAGCCACAACCCGTGGGCGCCCATCCCGAGCACGATCCCCGAGGACCAGGTCGGCGACGGGTCGGTCTACCACTCGCTGCAGAAGGCCGAGGGCAAGGACCCGACGGAGGTCTGGAAGGATCCCCTGGCCGTCCGGGACGAGTACCGCAAGTCCATCCAGTACTCGGTGACCAGCCTCGTCGACCACGTCGCGAAGTACGGTTCCAAGGACACCGTCCTGATCTTCCTCGGCGACCACCAGCCCAACAAGACGGTCACCGGCGACAACCCCAGCCACGACGTGCCGGTCTCGATCGTCGCCCAGGACCCCGAGGTGCTGGAGAAGATCTCCGACTGGGGCTGGACGGACGGTCTGCAGCCCGCCGACACCACGCCGGTGTGGCGGATGGACAAGTTCCGCGACCGCTTCATGACGGCGTTCGGCCCGCAGCAGCCGGGCGGTATCCCCTCCCCCTGA
- a CDS encoding LacI family DNA-binding transcriptional regulator has product MVRGGSVTAGPTLAVVAREAGVSVPTASKVVNGREDVAPETRRRVTEALDRLGYVRRPRFEASQPPRMVDLVVHSLESSWSGAVLHGVEQAAHDAGLEVVVSAGLTRTRGARPERGWFDKLTARGSAGVLFNLAELSPAQYSWLTQHRIPFVLIDPVLEPPAGVVSVGAANWQGGMTATDHLLSLGHERIAVIAGYRRKMCSSDRVAGYRSALTAAGMPYRPEYVRYGNFMETTARHRMLQLLDLPEPPTAVFVCSDKMALGVYEALAERGLRVPDDISVVGFDDLPEARWATPGLTTVRQPLSEMAQTALRLLVRMMEGDQPEGTRTELSTRLVERASTGALRSA; this is encoded by the coding sequence ATGGTGCGGGGCGGGAGCGTGACGGCCGGGCCGACGCTGGCGGTGGTGGCGCGCGAGGCCGGGGTGTCCGTGCCGACGGCCTCGAAGGTGGTCAACGGCCGGGAGGACGTGGCCCCCGAGACCAGGCGCCGGGTCACCGAGGCGTTGGACCGGCTCGGCTATGTCCGGCGACCCCGGTTCGAGGCGTCGCAACCACCGCGCATGGTCGACCTGGTCGTGCACTCGCTGGAGAGCTCCTGGTCGGGCGCGGTGCTGCACGGCGTCGAACAGGCCGCCCACGACGCCGGCCTGGAGGTCGTGGTCTCGGCCGGCCTGACCCGCACCCGGGGCGCCCGCCCCGAACGCGGCTGGTTCGACAAGCTGACCGCCCGCGGCTCGGCGGGCGTGCTGTTCAACCTGGCGGAGCTGTCCCCCGCCCAGTACTCCTGGCTCACCCAGCACCGCATCCCCTTCGTGCTGATCGACCCGGTCCTGGAACCGCCGGCCGGCGTGGTGTCCGTGGGCGCCGCCAACTGGCAGGGCGGCATGACCGCCACCGACCATCTGCTGTCCCTGGGGCACGAACGGATCGCCGTGATCGCCGGGTACCGGCGCAAGATGTGCAGCAGCGACCGGGTGGCGGGCTACCGCTCCGCGCTGACGGCCGCGGGAATGCCGTACCGGCCGGAGTACGTCCGTTACGGCAACTTCATGGAGACCACCGCACGCCACCGTATGCTCCAGTTGCTCGACCTCCCCGAGCCTCCGACCGCCGTCTTCGTCTGCTCGGACAAGATGGCCCTCGGCGTGTACGAGGCGCTGGCCGAGCGGGGGCTGCGGGTGCCGGACGACATCAGCGTGGTCGGTTTCGACGACCTTCCCGAGGCCCGCTGGGCGACTCCCGGCCTGACCACCGTCCGCCAGCCGCTCTCGGAGATGGCCCAGACCGCGCTTCGGCTGCTCGTGCGGATGATGGAGGGCGACCAGCCGGAGGGCACCCGCACCGAGTTGTCGACGCGGCTGGTGGAGCGGGCCAGCACGGGGGCGCTGCGCTCGGCCTGA
- the tnpA gene encoding IS200/IS605 family transposase codes for MSPRWEPNPNIRRGRTVVYTLHAHLVFTPKYRRGPFTDEILRRCEEVMRDVCADFDTELVEFNGERDHVHLLVHYPPKVALSRLVGSLKGVSARRLRQEFPAHIRKYLWGDHFWSPSYFAASCGGAPLEIIKEYIENQKRPG; via the coding sequence ATGTCACCACGCTGGGAACCAAACCCCAATATTCGTAGGGGTAGAACAGTCGTCTACACCCTTCACGCGCACTTGGTCTTCACACCAAAGTATCGGCGCGGCCCGTTCACCGATGAGATCCTTCGGCGCTGCGAGGAGGTCATGCGTGACGTGTGCGCGGACTTCGACACCGAGCTGGTGGAGTTCAACGGGGAGAGGGACCACGTCCACCTGCTGGTGCACTACCCGCCCAAAGTCGCCCTGTCCCGGCTGGTCGGCTCTCTCAAGGGCGTCTCTGCCCGGCGGCTCCGCCAGGAGTTCCCAGCCCATATCCGTAAGTACCTGTGGGGTGACCACTTCTGGTCGCCTTCGTACTTCGCCGCCTCGTGCGGCGGAGCACCGTTGGAGATCATCAAGGAGTACATCGAGAACCAGAAGCGACCTGGCTGA